A part of Nitrososphaerales archaeon genomic DNA contains:
- a CDS encoding transposase, with the protein MNSCTLHIIKGDKVSLDCSTIWAWFKDCKYANSPNHNNRKCRRHKSRDKDASWAWDHHREQYVYGYKVHVMMDSASGLPVMLTVTKAGYGENRTVPFFVKMLIKLGLSVKRFIADGAYDSNKTRLMIIRKLKTMPSIPLNARNCKGKNEEEKKARRKMLCIRFYAKNFIKNYWIDPDSEQFDKEYDAKTFSEQGFSVGKGSLNLDSLKQKGIERATLHSACICIVMLSVAKTAVEIGRPDLMRCIKCFQG; encoded by the coding sequence ATAAATTCTTGCACTCTACACATAATTAAAGGTGATAAGGTAAGTTTAGACTGCTCTACAATATGGGCATGGTTCAAGGACTGCAAGTATGCAAATAGCCCAAACCATAACAACAGGAAGTGCAGGCGCCATAAGAGCAGGGATAAAGACGCATCATGGGCATGGGATCACCATAGAGAGCAGTATGTCTATGGGTACAAGGTGCATGTTATGATGGATTCTGCATCAGGCTTACCAGTAATGCTGACAGTGACAAAGGCAGGTTATGGGGAGAACAGAACTGTTCCATTCTTTGTTAAGATGCTCATCAAACTTGGACTGAGTGTAAAGAGGTTCATTGCGGATGGTGCTTATGATAGCAACAAAACAAGGCTGATGATAATCAGGAAGCTGAAAACCATGCCATCCATACCTTTGAATGCGAGAAACTGCAAGGGTAAGAATGAGGAGGAGAAGAAGGCAAGGAGGAAGATGCTATGCATTAGGTTCTATGCAAAGAACTTCATCAAGAATTATTGGATAGACCCTGACTCTGAGCAATTCGATAAGGAATATGATGCAAAGACATTCTCTGAGCAGGGATTTTCAGTAGGTAAGGGCTCGTTGAACCTTGACTCATTGAAGCAGAAGGGAATAGAGCGTGCTACATTGCATTCAGCATGCATATGCATTGTTATGCTGTCAGTAGCGAAGACGGCTGTAGAGATAGGGAGACCAGATCTGATGAGATGCATAAAATGCTTCCAAGGGTAA
- a CDS encoding DUF1186 domain-containing protein: MGSLITKLAKLGPETDKSTLDEILARREEAIPYLAKVATEEEYWEMEHGKDYSIWAPISAIHLLSVIGGKAAEGAIEQAIRKYYEDTEDWLTEDMPSVLASLGPNAFDMLAGMVKERELDEWVRDGAARALLMVSRKHPEVRERAVQLLRDAIASEQDMNARTLLLDVLIEFKDKESLPFVKSFFDRNMVDTFDLPYSEVLNVYAGEYDHLEHDIAKDPMGIFEEKGNFYRETNCTIDEQIRRSREDDLRYDDYLDAISAPLAEDDNYEQAEIKKRNKIGRNEPCPCGSGKKYKRCCMKNVRISV, translated from the coding sequence ATGGGATCTCTGATCACGAAGCTTGCTAAGTTAGGACCTGAAACCGATAAATCCACTCTGGACGAAATTCTTGCTAGAAGGGAGGAAGCGATTCCATATCTTGCAAAGGTAGCCACAGAGGAAGAGTACTGGGAGATGGAGCATGGAAAGGATTACTCGATCTGGGCTCCAATATCTGCCATACATCTGCTATCGGTGATTGGGGGGAAGGCTGCAGAGGGCGCTATCGAGCAGGCGATAAGGAAATACTATGAGGATACCGAGGACTGGCTCACGGAGGATATGCCCTCTGTCCTTGCATCCCTGGGCCCCAACGCGTTTGATATGCTTGCAGGTATGGTTAAGGAGCGGGAGCTTGATGAATGGGTTAGGGATGGAGCTGCTCGGGCGCTGCTAATGGTCTCGAGAAAGCATCCAGAAGTAAGGGAGAGGGCTGTTCAGCTCCTGAGGGATGCAATAGCATCGGAACAAGATATGAATGCTAGAACATTGCTTCTTGATGTCCTGATAGAGTTCAAGGACAAGGAAAGCCTGCCATTTGTGAAGTCTTTCTTTGATAGAAACATGGTAGATACATTTGATCTTCCATACAGCGAGGTGCTTAACGTGTATGCTGGTGAATATGATCATCTCGAACATGATATCGCCAAGGATCCTATGGGCATATTCGAGGAGAAGGGAAACTTCTATAGGGAAACAAACTGCACGATAGATGAGCAGATAAGACGTAGCAGGGAAGATGATCTGAGGTATGATGATTATCTCGATGCTATTAGTGCCCCCTTGGCGGAGGATGATAATTATGAGCAAGCAGAGATCAAGAAGCGTAATAAGATCGGAAGGAACGAACCCTGTCCGTGTGGCAGTGGGAAGAAGTACAAGAGGTGCTGCATGAAGAATGTACGAATATCAGTTTGA
- a CDS encoding helix-turn-helix domain-containing protein encodes MVKATMDIRTKAVLLYTEGLKQASEICSVYGISDRTLRRWTRLYESEGLRGLQPKKTGPKHATNHSIPYSVEERILKLKQKHPSWGARRIKYQYDLPCPWKTVHNVIKRHRMLVRVKPKPQPSKRFQRKHVDSMWQ; translated from the coding sequence ATGGTGAAAGCAACTATGGACATAAGAACGAAAGCAGTTCTGCTCTACACGGAGGGCTTGAAGCAGGCTAGCGAGATATGTAGTGTGTATGGAATATCTGATAGAACTCTCAGGCGATGGACCAGGCTGTACGAATCTGAAGGACTGCGAGGATTACAGCCAAAGAAGACAGGGCCAAAACATGCAACCAACCATTCTATCCCATATTCAGTGGAAGAAAGGATACTGAAACTCAAGCAGAAGCATCCATCGTGGGGCGCAAGGCGGATAAAGTACCAATATGATTTACCCTGCCCCTGGAAGACTGTCCACAACGTTATCAAGAGACACAGGATGCTTGTAAGGGTCAAGCCGAAGCCCCAACCCTCCAAGCGGTTCCAGCGGAAGCATGTTGATTCTATGTGGCAGTGA